In Oryza brachyantha chromosome 1, ObraRS2, whole genome shotgun sequence, the following are encoded in one genomic region:
- the LOC102700850 gene encoding germin-like protein 1-4, translated as MAGKFPTVLVACFAVLLSLAAPLLAGDPDMLQDLCVADFKSLEGPLRVNGFPCKPEANVTADDFFFPGLGKPADVYSGNPMGSAVTAATVEKLPGLNTLGVSMARVDYAPWGGVNPPHSHPRATEILFVAEGLLEVGFVTAANRLFTRTVPRGGVFVFPRGLVHFERSVGEKPAVAISAFNGQLPGTQTVADALFGASPAVATDVLARAFQTDGGVVDNIKSKFQHK; from the exons ATGGCCGGAAAGTTCCCCACCGTCCTCGTCGCCTGCTTCGCCGTGCTCCTGTCCCTCGCCGCGCCATTGCTCGCCGGCGATCCCGACATGCTCCAGGACCTCTGCGTCGCCGACTTCAAGTCGCTTGAAGGCC cgCTGAGAGTGAACGGGTTCCCGTGCAAGCCGGAGGCGAACGTGACGGCGGACGACTTCTTCTTCCCCGGGCTGGGCAAGCCGGCCGACGTGTACTCCGGCAACCCGATGGGgtcggcggtgacggcggcgacggtggagaAGCTCCCGGGGCTGAACACGCTCGGCGTGTCCATGGCGCGCGTCGACTACGCGCCGTGGGGCGGCGTCAACCCGCCGCACTCGCACCCTCGCGCCACCGAGATCCTCTTCGTAGCCGAGGGCCTCCTGGAGGTGGGCTTCGTCACGGCGGCGAACAGGCTCTTCACCCGCACCGTCCCCAGGGGCGGCGTCTTCGTCTTCCCGCGCGGCCTCGTCCACTTCGAGCGGAGCGTCGGCGAGAAGCCCGCCGTGGCCATCTCGGCGTTCAACGGCCAGCTCCCCGGCACGCAGaccgtcgccgacgcgctgttcggcgcctcgccggcggtggccacCGACGTGCTGGCCCGGGCGTTCCagaccgacggcggcgtggtcgACAACATCAAGTCCAAGTTCCAGCACAAGTAG
- the LOC102710658 gene encoding F-box protein At3g54460, whose amino-acid sequence MDEDEVAAAAAARRKLGGYLRAVVSVPCDGGEGSLAPLSPCSLFSCGEVSLAPVHDGGATTTPTPRSKWRACGGGGGGSVVRQLRALVSQRCVEVEGRVLRVVTRRRGGDGEVEARAVVLFDVYLPVSVWSGWQFPRSRAAAAAAIFKHVSCNWDARNDLLAFNWTSPDNPHCDDQYIWTCTDCHVLGCEVHQMPSVLNNEKSFDLHEIFKTLPSVRVERRMQITRITPDEDALGLGIWSVPDDILYKVLVRLKPRDLIRVAAACHHLRTLSASIMPCMKLKLFPHQEAAVEWMLKREQNLQALAHPLYKGFCTMDGFPFYVNVTSGEISTGNAPTVHDFCGGMFCDEPGLGKTVTALSLILKTHGTLAVPPPGMNVMWCMHKPDKKYGYYELSASNSCKKNIFLSGSKMLGKDVIREDPCSSESSHNGDSVRSTRSSRKRGRLVNPDITTVLSHPSGKSPMSSPTVAHPIPATHVLKITKNLKHVRKNLMDTYNDGSVGNKRKRDATSELSETWVQCDACRKWRRLLDGTVLDSNTAWFCSMNPDSAHQKCSNPEESWDLKRKITYLPGFYRKGAPPGNEQNASFFANILKENADLIDSETMKALLWLAKLSPKKHLEMEAVGLTRPVLDARANTGKGARPYYKIFQAFGLLRKVEKGITRWYYPSMLDDLAFDSAALGFALEKPLDLVRLYLSRATLIVVPANLIDHWTMQIQRHVSSDTLNVYVWGDHKKPSAHNLAWDYDIVITTFSRLSAEWGPKKRSVLKQIHWFRVILDEGHTLGSSLALTNKLQMAVSLVASNRWILTGTPTPNTPTSQVSHLHPMLKFLHEEVYGQNYQLWDTGIHRPFEAQMEEGRSRLLQLLQRTMISARKSDLKNIPPCIKKITFLGFSEGHAKSYNELAVTIRRNILMADWNDPSHVESLLNPKQWKFRTTTIKNVRLSCCVAGHIKVAEAGQDIQETMDALMQQGLDPSSEEYQSIRYALLNGASCFRCRDWCRLPVITPCRHLLCLDCVALDSEKCTLPGCGKHYEMQTPETLARPENPNPKWPVPKDLIELQPSYKQDDWDPDWQSTTSSKVAYLVEKLRGLRAENIKHGCSSNRNNGACLSSQSSCQDHNKGRLPHPMPDKVIIFSQFLEHIHVIEQQLTISGITYAGMYSPMPLGSKRSSLMKFKDDPACMALVMDGTAALGLDLSFVSYVFLMEPIWDRSMEEQVISRAHRMGATRPIFVETLAMRGTIEEQMLKLLQDSNACRQMVNKGTSGTDNEGARPHRSLHDFAESSYLAQLSFVKGSDAAGNIVANTSKILS is encoded by the exons ATGGATGAGgacgaggtcgccgccgccgcggcggcgcgccgcaaGTTGGGGGGCTACCTCCGGGCCGTGGTCTCCGTGCCGTGCGATGGGGGTGAGGGCTCGCTCGCGCCGCTTTCCCCCTGCTCGCTGTTCTCATGTGGGGAGGTCTCCCTCGCGCCTgtccacgacggcggcgcgacgacgacgccgacgccgcggtCCAAGTGGagggcgtgcggcggcgggggcgggggcagTGTCGTGCGGCAGCTGAGGGCGCTGGTGTCGCAGCGGTgcgtggaggtggaggggagGGTGCTCAGGGTGgtgacgaggaggaggggaggggatggTGAGGTGGAGGCGAGGGCGGTGGTGCTGTTCGACGTGTACCTGCCCGTATCCGTCTGGTCGGGGTGGCAGTTCCCACGTTCccgcgcagccgcagccgccgcgatCTTCAAACACGTCAG TTGCAATTGGGATGCCAGGAATGATTTGCTTGCTTTTAACTGGACCTCTCCTGACAATCCGCACTGTGATGATCAGTATATTTGGACCTGCACGGATTGCCACGTCCTTGGTTGTGAGGTTCATCAGATGCCTTCTGTATTGAATAACGAGAAGTCATTTGATCTGCATGAGATCTTCAAAACTCTACCTAGTGTTAGGGTGGAGAGGAGGATGCAGATAACAAGAATAACACCAGATGAGGATGCATTGGGATTGGGTATTTGGTCAGTCCCTGATGATATCCTGTATAAGGTGCTGGTTCGACTGAAACCCAGGGATTTGATTAGAGTTGCAGCTGCTTGTCATCATCTAAGGACTCTTTCTGCCTCTATCATGCCTTGCATGAAGCTTAAGCTTTTTCCACATCAAGAGGCAGCTGTTGAGTGGATGCTTAAGAGGGAGCAGAACTTGCAGGCCTTAGCACACCCTCTATACAAGGGTTTCTGCACCATGGatggttttcctttttacgTAAATGTTACCTCGGGTGAAATATCCACTGGAAATGCTCCAACTGTACATGATTTTTGTGGAGGTATGTTTTGTGATGAACCTGGTTTAGGAAAGACAGTGACTGCACTGTCTCTTATTCTGAAAACACATGGAACTCTGGCAGTCCCTCCACCAGGGATGAATGTAATGTGGTGCATGCATAAACCGGATAAAAAGTATGGTTACTATGAGCTTAGTGCTAGCAACTCTTGtaagaaaaacatttttttgtcgGGATCAAAAATGTTGGGGAAGGATGTGATTAGAGAAGATCCATGTTCAAGTGAGTCATCGCATAATGGGGATTCAGTTCGCAGCACAAGATCATCAAGAAAGAGGGGCAGGCTAGTAAACCCTGATATCACTACGGTTCTTTCACATCCAAGTGGGAAGTCGCCAATGTCATCACCCACTGTTGCTCATCCAATTCCAGCTACTCATGTGCTAAAGATCACCAAAAACTTGAAACATGTTAGGAAGAACCTCATGGACACATATAATGATGGTTCAGTTGGCAATAAAAGGAAGAGAGATGCCACCTCTGAGTTAAGTGAAACCTGGGTTCAGTGTGATGCTTGCAGAAAGTGGCGTAGGTTATTAGACGGAACTGTACTTGATTCTAATACAGCATGGTTTTGCAGCATGAACCCTGATTCTGCACATCAGAAGTGCAGTAACCCGGAGGAATCTTGGGACTTAAAGCGAAAGATAACTTATTTGCCAGGATTTTACAGAAAAGGTGCACCACCAGGAAACGAGCAAAATGCATCATTTTTTGCAAACATATTGAAAGAAAATGCTGATTTGATTGATTCAGAGACCATGAAGGCTTTGTTGTGGTTGGCAAAACTTTCTCCGAAGAAACATCTTGAGATGGAAGCAGTTGGCTTGACACGGCCAGTTCTAGATGCACGTGCTAACACAGGAAAGGGTGCCCGTCCGTATTACAAGATTTTTCAAGCATTTGGCCTTTTGAGGAAGGTTGAGAAAGGAATAACTCGATGGTATTATCCATCTATGCTTGATGATTTGGCATTTGATTCGGCTGCACTTGGATTTGCCCTTGAAAAGCCACTGGACTTAGTGAGGCTTTATTTGTCTAGGGCAACCTTGATAGTGGTACCTGCTAACTTAATTGATCACTGGACAATGCAGATACAGCGGCATGTTTCCTCAGACACACTTAATGTTTATGTGTGGGGAGATCACAAGAAACCATCTGCTCACAACCTTGCATGGGACTACGACATTGTCATAACCACATTTAGCAGATTAAGTGCAGAATGGGGTCCAAAAAAGAGAAGTGTTTTAAAGCAGATCCATTGGTTTAGGGTAATATTAGATGAAGGACACACATTAGGTTCCAGTCTCGCCCTCACAAACAAATTGCAGATGGCTGTTTCACTGGTTGCTTCTAATAGATGGATTTTAACTGGTACCCCTACTCCAAATACACCAACTAGTCAAGTTTCTCATCTTCATCCCATGCTTAAGTTTCTTCATGAGGAAGTTTATGGTCAAAACTACCAGTTATGGGACACTGGAATTCATAGGCCTTTTGAGGCACAAATGGAAGAGGGGCGCAGTCGTCTTCTGCAGCTACTTCAGAGGACTATGATCAGTGCAAGGAAATCAGACCTGAAAAACATTCCTCCTTGCATAAAAAAGATAACTTTTCTGGGCTTCAGTGAGGGGCATGCAAAAAGTTACAATGAATTGGCTGTTACTATTCGTAGAAATATATTGATGGCTGATTGGAATGACCCTTCACATGTGGAATCACTTCTGAACCCCAAGCAATGGAAATTCCGTACCACAACTATTAAGAATGTGCGCTTGTCTTGTTGTGTTGCGGGGCATATCAAAGTAGCAGAGGCTGGTCAAGATATACAGGAAACAATGGATGCATTAATGCAGCAGGGTCTTGATCCTTCTTCCGAGGAATATCAGTCCATAAGATATGCTCTTTTAAATGGTGCCAGTTGTTTCAG GTGCAGAGATTGGTGCCGCTTGCCTGTTATCACGCCCTGTCGGCATCTGCTGTGCCTTGATTGTGTAGCTCTTGACAGTGAGAAATGCACATTACCTGGTTGTGGCAAACATTATGAGATGCAGACTCCTGAAACTCTTGCACGGCCAGAAAATCCAAACCCCAAATGGCCAGTGCCCAAAGATCTAATTGAGTTGCAGCCTTCATATAAGCAG GACGACTGGGATCCAGATTGGCAATCGACAACAAGCAGCAAAGTTGCTTATTTGGTTGAGAAGTTGAGAGGTTTACGAGcagaaaacataaaacatgGATGCTCTAGTAACAGAAACAATGGTGCTTGCCTTTCTAGTCAATCTTCTTGTCAAGACCATAATAAGGGAAGGTTACCACACCCAATGCCTGAcaaagtaataatattttctcaGTTTCTGGAGCATATCCATGTGATTGAGCAGCAG CTGACCATTTCTGGCATAACATATGCTGGAATGTACAGTCCCATGCCATTAGGCAGTAAG AGAAGTTCACTGATGAAGTTCAAAGATGATCCAGCATGCATGGCTTTAGTCATGGATGGAACTGCAGCATTGGGCCTTGATTTGAGTTTTGTCTCCTATGTCTTTCTGATGGAACCAATATGGGATAGGAG TATGGAGGAACAAGTTATAAGTCGCGCACATCGTATGGGTGCAACTCGTCCCATATTTGTTGAGACGTTGGCCATGCGTGGTACCATCGAAGAGCAAATGTTAAAGCTTCTACAG GATTCCAATGCTTGCAGACAAATGGTGAACAAAGGTACAAGCGGCACTGACAATGAAGGTGCTCGTCCTCACCGGAGCCTGCATGATTTTGCTGAAAGCAGTTATCTGGCGCAACTCAGCTTTGTGAAAGGATCTGACGCGGCAGGAAATATAGTTGCTAACACTAGCAAAATTCTTTCTTGA
- the LOC102710941 gene encoding PH, RCC1 and FYVE domains-containing protein 1-like produces MRANARVPMSDASSDLAGGRAGPPVERDIEQAITALKKGAYLLKYGRRGKPKFCPFRLSNDESVLIWFSGKEEKHLRLSQVSRIVPGQRTAIFQRYPRPEKECQSFSLISHDRSLDIICKDKDEAEVWFAGLKTLISRSHQRKWRTESRSDIISSGATSPRTYTRRSSPLSSPFSSNDSVHKDGSEHYRLRSPFGSPPKNALDKAFSDVVLYAVPPKGFFPSDSNAGSVHSMSSGHSDNTNGHPRGIPMDAFRVSYSSAISSSSHGSGHDDGDALGDVFIWGEGTGEGILGGGSSRVGSSSGAKMDCLVPKPLEFAVRLDVQNISCGGRHATMVTKQGEIYSWGEESGGRLGHGVDCDVPQPKLIDSLAHMNIELVACGEYHTCAVTLSGDLYTWGDGAFKFGLLGHGNDVSHWVPKRVDGPLEGIHVSSISCGPWHTVLVTSAGQLFTFGDGSFGVLGHGDRASLSVPREVESLKGLRTVRAACGVWHTAAVVEVMVGNSSSSNCSSGKIFTWGDGDKGRLGHGDKESRLVPTCVAALVEPNFCQVACGHCLTVALTTSGHVYTMGSAVYGQLGNPQADGLLPVRVEGKLQKNFVEEISCGAYHVAVLTSRTEVYTWGKGANGRLGHGDTDDKNTPTLVESLKDKQVRSVVCGTNFTAAICIHKWVSGSDQSMCSGCRQPFNLRRKRHNCYNCALVFCHSCSSKKSLKASLAPNPSKPYRVCDSCYSKLTKGLETDANSTKRGTVVQGTNDTNEDELETRSNAQLTRLSSMESFKNMDSRYSKKNKKFEFNSTRVSPAPNGSSHWSGLNISRSFNPVFGSSKKFFSASVPGSRIASRATSPVSRRTSPPRSTTPTPTLGGLTSPRVVANDAKPTNDSLSHEVLNLRSQVESLTRKSHLLEVELERTTKQLKEAISIAGEETAKCKAAKEVIKSLTAQLKGMAERLPGGVAKNSKLPPLSGIPMPNEISSMATESLGSPSSSVEQTLSGPNGLLASNGPGSVRNKAGHPEVGKNGSRLSEAESCHEAEWVEQDEPGVYITLTALPGGTRDLKRVRFSRKRFSETQAEQWWQENRTRVYHHYNVRMVDKSSIDNEIASR; encoded by the exons ATGCGGGCGAACGCGCGCGTGCCCATGTCGGACGCGTCGTCGGATCTCGCCGGCGGTCGGGCGGGCCCCCCCGTGGAGCGCGACATCGAGCAG GCTATCACTGCCCTTAAGAAGGGAGCTTACTTATTGAAGTATGGGCGTAGAGGAAAACCAAAGTTCTGTCCATTTAGGTTATCCAAT gATGAATCTGTGCTGATATGGTTCTCAGGGAAAGAGGAGAAACATTTAAGGTTGAGCCAAGTGTCAAGGATAGTTCCTGGGCAACGGACT gcaaTTTTTCAGAGGTATCCACGACCTGAGAAGGAATGCCAgtcattttctttgatttcaCATGATAGATCACTGGACATC ATATGTAAAGATAAAGATGAGGCTGAAGTGTGGTTTGCTGGACTGAAAACGTTGATTTCACGTAGTCATCAAAGAAAATGGAGAACAGAATCAAGAAGCGATATCATATCCTCTGGTGCAACTAGTCCAAGGACTTACACACGGCGGAGTTCTCCATTGAGTTCTCCCTTTAGCAGCAATGACAGTGTCCACAAG GATGGCAGTGAACATTATCGGCTCCGTAGTCCATTTGGAAGTCCACCAAAGAATGCCTTGGATAAGGCCTTTTCTGACGTTGTGTTATATGCAGTTCCTCCCAAGGGCTTCTTCCCATCAGATTCTAATGCCGGATCAGTCCACTCTATGTCGTCAGGACACTCAGATAACACAAATGGGCACCCAAGAGGCATCCCAATGGATGCTTTTCGGGTCAGTTATTCAAGTGCTATTAGTTCATCAAGTCATGGTTCAGGTCATGATGATGGTGATGCTCTAGGTGACGTTTTCATATGGGGAGAAGGAACTGGGGAAGGAATTCTTGGTGGTGGTAGTTCAAGGGTTGGAAGCTCTTCTGGTGCAAAGATGGATTGTCTTGTTCCAAAACCATTAGAGTTTGCTGTGCGACTTGATGTGCAGAACATATCTTGTGGAGGAAGGCATGCTACAATGGTCACTAAACAAGGAGAGATATATTCTTGGGGTGAGGAATCAGGTGGACGGCTTGGGCATGGTGTAGATTGTGATGTGCCACAGCCAAAGCTCATTGATTCTCTCGCTCACATGAACATAGAGCTGGTAGCATGTGGTGAATACCATACCTGTGCTGTTACACTGTCTGGAGATCTGTATACATGGGGGGACGGCGCCTTCAAATTTGGGCTTTTGGGCCATGGAAATGATGTCAGTCACTGGGTACCAAAAAGGGTTGATGGGCCATTAGAGGGTATACATGTATCATCAATTTCTTGTGGCCCTTGGCATACTGTCCTAGTAACTTCTGCTGGCCAGCTGTTCACATTTGGAGATGGATCTTTTGGCGTTCTAGGCCATGGAGATCGTGCAAGTCTTTCAGTCCCCAGGGAAGTAGAATCCCTAAAAGGTCTACGAACGGTTCGGGCAGCTTGTGGTGTTTGGCACACTGCTGCTGTTGTAGAAGTCATGGTTGGGAATTCAAGTTCTAGCAATTGTTCATCTGGCAAGATATTTACTTGGGGTGATGGAGATAAAGGTCGTTTAGGACATGGTGACAAGGAATCAAGACTTGTCCCAACATGTGTGGCTGCTTTGGTGGAGCCCAATTTTTGTCAAGTTGCTTGTGGGCATTGCTTGACTGTAGCACTTACAACCTCAGGGCATGTGTATACAATGGGCAGTGCTGTCTACGGTCAGCTTGGAAATCCACAAGCAGATGGTTTGCTTCCAGTACGTGTCGAAGGGAAGCTGCAGAAAAACTTTGTAGAAGAAATTTCTTGTGGTGCTTATCATGTGGCTGTTTTGACATCCAGGACTGAGGTGTACACATGGGGTAAAGGTGCAAATGGTCGGTTAGGTCATGGTGATACTGATGATAAGAATACTCCTACATTGGTTGAGTCACTGAAAGATAAGCAAGTCAGAAGTGTTGTGTGTGGAACTAACTTCACTGCAGCAATATGCATTCATAAATGGGTATCTGGAAGTGATCAGTCGATGTGCTCTGGATGCCGTCAGCCATTTAACTTGAGGAGAAAACGTCATAATTGCTACAACTGTGCTCTAGTATTTTGTCATTCATGCAGCAGTAAAAAATCTTTGAAGGCTTCATTGGCACCAAACCCGAGCAAACCTTACCGTGTCTGTGATAGTTGTTACAGCAAACTCACTAAGGGGCTTGAAACAGATGCAAACTCAACTAAGCGAGGAACTGTTGTACAGGGAACCAATGATACTAATGAAGATGAGCTGGAAACAAGGTCAAATGCTCAGCTAACAAGATTGTCTTCAATGGAATCTTTTAAGAACATGGACAGTAGATATTcgaagaaaaacaagaagttTGAATTCAATAGCACTCGTGTTTCCCCTGCTCCAAATGGCAGTTCACATTGGAGTGGGCTCAATATTTCAAGATCCTTCAATCCTGTATTTGGATCTTCAAAGAAGTTTTTTTCAGCATCTGTTCCTGGATCAAGAATTGCTTCTAGGGCAACATCACCTGTCTCAAGAAGAACAAGCCCTCCAAGATCGACAACCCCAACACCTACTTTGGGTGGTCTAACTTCTCCTAGAGTTGTTGCCAATGATGCCAAGCCTACAAATGATAGCCTAAGTCATGAGGTTCTGAATTTGAGATCCCAG GTGGAGAGTCTTACTAGGAAGTCTCATCTTCTGGAAGTTGAGTTGGAGAGAACTACCAAACAATTGAAGGAAGCAATTTCAATTGCTGGGGAGGAAACTGCCAAGTGCAAGGCTGCAAAAGAAGTAATCAAATCACTCACAGCACAA ctgAAAGGAATGGCAGAGAGATTGCCTGGAGGAGTAGCCAAGAATAGCAAACTACCACCCCTATCTGGAATTCCTATGCCAAATGAGATATCATCCATGGCTACAGAAAGTTTGGGTAGCCCAAGCAGTTCAGTAGAACAAACCCTGAGTGGTCCTAATGGACTGCTTGCTTCTAATGGCCCAGGTTCTGTTAGGAACAAGGCAGGTCATCCAGAAGTTGGTAAAAATGGAAGTAGACTCTCTGAAGCCGAATCATGCCATGAGGCTGAATGGGTAGAGCAAGACGAACCAGGCGTTTACATTACTCTAACCGCATTGCCTGGTGGCACGAGAGATCTCAAGCGGGTTCGGTTCAG CCGGAAGAGGTTCAGCGAGACACAAGCAGAACAATGGTGGCAGGAGAACAGGACAAGGGTATACCATCACTACAATGTTCGGATGGTCGACAAATCCAGTATCGACAATGAGATTGCATCTCGGTGA